The nucleotide sequence CGACACCATGTTGAGCACGCGTTGGTCGCGCTCGGGCTGCCCCTGCGGCAGGAGCGCCAATTGCGAAACCTTGGCGCCGACGAAGAGCATGGCGGAGGAATTCTTACAGGCCGCGACGCAGGCGCCACAGCCGATGCAAGCGGCGGCGTCCATGGCGAGGTCGGCGTTTTCCTTGGGAATCGGCGTGGCATTGGCGTCGCAGGCCGCGCCCGTGCGCACACTGATGAAACCGCCCGCCTGTTGAATTTTATCAAAGGCCGTTCGATCCGTGACCAAGTCCTTGATGACGGGGAAGGGATTCGCCCGGTAAGGCTCGACCACGATCACATCGCCATCGTTGAAACTGCGCACATAGGTCTGGCAGGAGGCGATGCCCTCGTGCGGACCGTGAGGTTTGCCGTCGATGACCAGCGAGCACGTGCCGCAGATGCCCTCGCGACAATCATGGGCAAACGCGATGGGCTCCTCCCCCCGCTGCTCGAGATCGTCGTTGATCACGTCCAGCAGCTCGAGAAAGGACATGTTCGGGTTCAAGTCCGTCGCCTTGTAGTCGACAAACTTACCCTCGGTGGCGGTATCGCTTTGGCGCCACACGCGCAGGGTCAGAGCAATGTTTTTGGTGGAAGAAGTGTCAGCGACCATCGGGAGAAACAGGTTGGTGGGTTCCGTGGATTACTTGTAGGACCGGACGCTCATCTTGACCGTCTCG is from Synoicihabitans lomoniglobus and encodes:
- a CDS encoding succinate dehydrogenase/fumarate reductase iron-sulfur subunit translates to MALTLRVWRQSDTATEGKFVDYKATDLNPNMSFLELLDVINDDLEQRGEEPIAFAHDCREGICGTCSLVIDGKPHGPHEGIASCQTYVRSFNDGDVIVVEPYRANPFPVIKDLVTDRTAFDKIQQAGGFISVRTGAACDANATPIPKENADLAMDAAACIGCGACVAACKNSSAMLFVGAKVSQLALLPQGQPERDQRVLNMVSTMDALGFGNCSNQYECSAACPKLISHDFIARMNRDYTKATFRSAFQGKPAI